Proteins encoded together in one Nostoc sp. PCC 7524 window:
- a CDS encoding TetR/AcrR family transcriptional regulator gives MSKGEETKARIIQQAAELFNQQGYAGSSISDIMRVTGLKKGGIYNHFQSKDELALQAFDYAIACVSKNYRLALRNERHAIARLKAIINVFSSSVDNPPVPGGCPLLNTAVESDDTHPVLKARTQQAMTAWLNLIRRIIESGIAKGEIKAGVNADEIASIITATLEGAIMMTKLYEDKIYMQRAVNHLYQYIDTHL, from the coding sequence ATGTCTAAAGGCGAAGAAACAAAAGCTCGTATTATCCAACAAGCAGCAGAACTGTTTAACCAACAGGGGTATGCTGGTTCGTCTATTTCTGACATCATGCGGGTAACGGGATTAAAGAAAGGAGGAATTTATAATCACTTTCAAAGTAAAGATGAGTTAGCATTACAAGCTTTTGATTATGCGATCGCTTGTGTAAGTAAAAATTACAGATTAGCATTACGTAATGAACGTCATGCAATTGCCAGGTTAAAGGCGATAATTAATGTATTTAGCAGTTCTGTAGACAATCCACCCGTCCCTGGAGGATGTCCGTTACTAAATACGGCTGTAGAAAGTGATGATACTCACCCTGTTTTAAAAGCACGCACACAGCAAGCTATGACTGCTTGGCTCAATCTCATTCGTCGGATTATTGAAAGTGGAATTGCCAAAGGTGAAATCAAGGCTGGAGTCAATGCAGATGAAATCGCTAGTATCATAACTGCAACTTTAGAAGGTGCGATTATGATGACCAAGTTATATGAAGATAAGATTTATATGCAAAGAGCAGTTAATCATCTTTATCAATACATAGACACTCATCTGTAA
- a CDS encoding glutathione S-transferase family protein has protein sequence MLKFYYAPLSPNARRVWITLLEKEIDFEPILFKLNGDQLQPDFLEINPFHHIPVIVDQGFRVIESLAILDYLESKYPTPTLLPSEPQTLAKVRMVQTVTANELFPKTISLICDSPDSPQFLQAVQHIKIVLQFLTDIIGDRTFFAGEQLTLADIVAGTVVPFLPNLGVSLNDYPQLQNWCEQINQRPAWQKTKLSEADFEEFKRRVRFLVRLRRREINRDNQADENK, from the coding sequence ATGCTGAAATTTTACTATGCTCCCCTTTCACCTAATGCTCGGCGTGTGTGGATAACTTTATTAGAAAAGGAAATTGATTTTGAACCAATTCTATTCAAATTAAATGGTGATCAATTACAACCAGACTTTTTAGAAATCAACCCATTTCATCACATTCCAGTGATAGTAGATCAAGGTTTTAGAGTCATAGAATCATTGGCGATTTTAGATTATTTAGAAAGTAAATATCCCACACCAACATTGTTACCAAGTGAGCCTCAAACATTGGCAAAAGTCAGAATGGTGCAAACGGTGACAGCTAATGAACTATTCCCAAAAACAATTTCACTCATTTGTGATAGTCCTGATTCACCGCAGTTTCTCCAAGCAGTGCAGCATATAAAGATAGTGCTGCAATTTTTAACAGACATCATAGGCGATCGCACTTTCTTTGCAGGGGAACAATTAACCCTAGCAGATATTGTTGCAGGAACAGTTGTACCTTTTTTACCTAATTTGGGCGTGAGTCTGAATGATTACCCCCAACTACAAAACTGGTGCGAACAAATCAACCAGCGTCCAGCATGGCAGAAAACCAAACTCAGCGAAGCAGACTTTGAGGAATTCAAACGGCGGGTGAGATTTTTGGTGAGACTTCGTAGGCGTGAGATTAATCGAGACAATCAAGCTGATGAAAATAAATAA
- the trmFO gene encoding FADH(2)-oxidizing methylenetetrahydrofolate--tRNA-(uracil(54)-C(5))-methyltransferase TrmFO — protein MDKQPIQVIGGGLAGTEAAWQIAQAGIPVILHEMRPQRFSPAHHTEHLAELVCSNSFGAMASDRAAGLLHEELRQLGSIVISKADEHAVPAGGALAVDRGQFGQDLTATLANHPLIEFRRGEVPAIPDGIVVLASGPLTSPDLAADLHRFTGMEYMSFFDAASPIIVGDSINRDIAFMASRYDKGEAAYLNCPMNKEQYLRFWSALCQAEQTELKDFERETAKFFEACLPIEELAQRGEDTMRYGPLKPVGLSDSRTGERPYAVVQLRQEDKAGQLWNMVGFQTNLRWGEQKRVFQMIPGLEKAEFVRLGVMHRNTFINAPQLMLPTLQFKQRPTLLAAGQLIGTEGYTAAAAGGCLAGINAARLALGKEPLTLPNTTMMGALFDFISSASPKHFQPMPPNFGIFPDLGMKIKNKQERYGRYRDRSLADLASWKGNL, from the coding sequence ATGGACAAACAACCGATACAAGTAATTGGAGGTGGACTAGCTGGGACAGAGGCAGCATGGCAAATAGCCCAGGCTGGAATACCAGTAATCTTACATGAGATGCGTCCCCAACGCTTCAGCCCCGCCCATCATACAGAACATTTGGCAGAGTTAGTATGTAGTAATTCCTTTGGGGCGATGGCAAGCGATCGCGCGGCGGGTTTGCTGCATGAAGAATTACGCCAACTCGGTTCTATCGTCATATCTAAAGCTGATGAACACGCAGTTCCGGCTGGGGGTGCGCTGGCTGTAGATAGAGGACAATTTGGGCAAGATTTAACCGCAACTTTAGCAAATCATCCTTTAATTGAGTTCCGGCGCGGGGAAGTTCCAGCTATTCCCGACGGAATTGTGGTTTTAGCCAGTGGCCCCTTAACCAGTCCCGATTTAGCGGCAGACTTGCACCGCTTCACCGGGATGGAATATATGAGTTTCTTTGATGCAGCTAGCCCCATCATTGTGGGAGATTCCATTAATCGGGATATTGCCTTTATGGCATCACGCTATGACAAAGGTGAAGCCGCCTATCTCAACTGTCCCATGAATAAGGAGCAATATCTGCGTTTCTGGTCAGCACTTTGTCAAGCTGAACAAACAGAACTCAAGGACTTTGAGAGAGAAACCGCCAAATTTTTTGAAGCCTGTCTCCCCATTGAAGAACTCGCACAACGGGGGGAAGACACCATGCGCTATGGCCCCTTAAAACCAGTAGGGTTGTCTGATAGCCGGACTGGGGAACGTCCCTATGCCGTAGTGCAGTTACGCCAAGAAGATAAAGCCGGTCAGTTGTGGAATATGGTTGGCTTCCAAACAAATCTGCGTTGGGGTGAACAAAAGCGCGTCTTCCAAATGATTCCCGGTTTGGAAAAGGCTGAATTTGTGCGGTTGGGAGTCATGCACCGCAACACCTTTATTAATGCACCTCAATTAATGCTACCGACTCTGCAATTTAAACAGCGTCCTACATTGTTAGCGGCTGGACAGTTGATTGGCACTGAAGGTTACACAGCCGCCGCCGCCGGTGGTTGCTTGGCGGGAATTAATGCGGCGCGGTTGGCTTTAGGAAAAGAACCATTGACGCTACCCAATACAACCATGATGGGGGCATTGTTTGATTTTATCAGTTCCGCCTCACCTAAACACTTTCAACCAATGCCGCCGAATTTTGGGATTTTTCCCGATTTAGGGATGAAAATCAAAAATAAACAGGAACGCTACGGACGTTACCGCGATCGCTCCTTAGCTGATTTGGCTAGTTGGAAAGGAAATCTCTAG
- a CDS encoding class II aldolase/adducin family protein, protein MQVTTREKPNAPQPPTFNSIAEARLHRQQRLAAAFRLFSRFGFDEGVAGHITARDPENPNHFWVNPFGMHFGLIKVSDLILVNHEGDVIFGNRPVNQAAFAIHSQIHAARPDVVAAAHAHSLYGKSWSSLGRLLDPLTQDACSFYQDHSIFADYTGVVLDPQEGQRIAQTLGNHKAIILQNHGLLTVGKTVDEAAWWFIAMERSCQAQLLAEAAGKPKLIQPEFASVAHSQVGSAQMGWFSFQPLYDMIVRQEPDLLD, encoded by the coding sequence ATGCAAGTTACAACTAGGGAAAAACCAAATGCGCCTCAACCACCAACTTTTAATTCTATTGCTGAAGCTAGGTTACATCGCCAACAACGACTAGCAGCAGCTTTTCGCCTATTTTCTCGGTTTGGGTTTGATGAAGGTGTCGCAGGCCATATTACCGCCCGTGACCCAGAAAACCCCAATCATTTTTGGGTAAATCCTTTCGGAATGCACTTTGGCTTAATTAAAGTTAGTGATTTAATTTTAGTTAATCATGAAGGGGACGTAATTTTTGGCAATCGCCCTGTCAATCAAGCTGCTTTTGCTATTCATTCCCAAATCCATGCAGCCCGTCCCGATGTAGTAGCGGCGGCTCATGCTCATTCACTTTACGGTAAAAGCTGGTCTAGTCTTGGTCGTCTGCTTGATCCCCTCACCCAAGATGCTTGTTCTTTTTATCAAGACCATAGTATTTTTGCAGATTATACCGGCGTAGTTCTCGACCCCCAAGAAGGTCAACGCATTGCCCAAACTTTAGGTAATCATAAAGCCATTATTCTACAAAATCATGGTTTGTTAACAGTTGGAAAAACCGTTGATGAGGCTGCTTGGTGGTTCATTGCTATGGAACGTTCTTGTCAAGCCCAATTATTAGCGGAAGCTGCTGGTAAACCCAAATTAATCCAACCAGAATTTGCTAGTGTGGCACACAGCCAAGTAGGTTCTGCACAAATGGGTTGGTTTAGTTTTCAACCTCTATATGACATGATTGTGCGTCAAGAACCTGATTTGTTGGATTAG